AGGCGGGCAGGCGGTCCACGGGCGTCTCCGCCCCCACCACCGCGGCCACGGGTTGCCAGAGCTCGTCCAGGCGAAGGTTCATGGGAAGCCCTGTCAGGCCCCCTGCGGGGCCGAGCAACGAGGAAAGGTAACGTGCCGTGATCCCGGGCCCTGGCGGCCGCGGCAGGGGGCCTGCGCGATTTGGGTGTCAGAGGCCAAAGGTCAGAAGGCAGAAGTTCGGGCAGGGTGCACACTCTGCGAGGAGCTTTACAACGCGGAAGGTTTTTCCTGTCCACTGCCCGCTGAATTCTGACCCCTGATACGACCGGGGCTCACCGGCACCCCGCGCACGACTTGGCGGTGCACCCGGAGCACCCGCCGCCGGAGGCCCCTGCCCCGCCCCCCACGGCGAACGGCGAGAGCTTCCGCTCCGGGTCCGGTGCCCCGCACCGGGGGCACGGCGGGACCCTGCCCGGCCGCACCAGAGCCTCGAACTCGTGGCCGCACCCCCGGCAGGCAAAGTCGTACAGCGGCACGGCACCCTCCCCCGGTCAGCGGGCCCGCCGGTAGGTCCCCACCAGCTCGGCCTTGCCCAGGATCTTTCCCTCCATGGCCCGCAGCAGGGCGGCCTTGGTGGGGGTGCCCAGGTCGGGGAGCCGCTCGGACAGGGCGTAGAGCTTGTGGAAGTACCGGTGCCGCCCCACCGGCGGGCACGGCCCGCCGTAGCCGGTGCGCTTCCAGTCGTTGAGCCCCTGGCCGGTGCCAGGGGGCAGGTCCGAGGCCGTCACCCCCTCGGGCAACCCGCGGGTCTCGGCCGGGAGGTTGTAGAGGACCCAGTGGACCCAGGTCATGCGGGGGGCCCGGGGGTCGGGCGCATCGGGGTCGTCCACGATCAGGACCAGGCTCTGGGTGCCGGCCGGCACCCCGGTCCACTCCAGGGGCGGGGACACGTCGTCCCCGTCGCAGGTGTAGCGCACTGGGATCTCCGCGCCGGCGGCAAAGGCGGGGGAGCGGATCTCGAAGGCCATGGCGTCACCTCCTCGGAACACCGCAATGCCCAACGCACAAGCGCACACCGCGAGGAACAGGTTGTTGGTCATCGGTCGTCGGTCCGTCGGGTCGGGACGTTAGGACGTCATTACCCCGGCGGATAAACAGGCGCTATCGCTCCCTGGTCGGAGGGGCAAGGGACCTGTCGGAGAGCCGGGCGCGGCCCCTTAGCTCGCCGCGCAGTGCCTCTGACGCTTGGACCGCGAAATGGTTCGAATTCCACAGAGTTGTCAGGAAACCAGCTCTTCGGTCCCGTGCCTGCGCGGCGAATCTCATGCCCGGCTTCGCGCCCGGCCGGAGGCAGGTCCCTTGCC
This is a stretch of genomic DNA from Deferrisoma camini S3R1. It encodes these proteins:
- a CDS encoding FmdB family zinc ribbon protein — protein: MPLYDFACRGCGHEFEALVRPGRVPPCPRCGAPDPERKLSPFAVGGGAGASGGGCSGCTAKSCAGCR
- a CDS encoding YbhB/YbcL family Raf kinase inhibitor-like protein, translated to MAFEIRSPAFAAGAEIPVRYTCDGDDVSPPLEWTGVPAGTQSLVLIVDDPDAPDPRAPRMTWVHWVLYNLPAETRGLPEGVTASDLPPGTGQGLNDWKRTGYGGPCPPVGRHRYFHKLYALSERLPDLGTPTKAALLRAMEGKILGKAELVGTYRRAR